From Verrucomicrobiia bacterium, a single genomic window includes:
- the nusG gene encoding transcription termination/antitermination protein NusG produces the protein MRSQWFVIHTLSGQEQKVKESIEKRIKPEEMGDFIKEVLVPMEKVVEVRNQKKTVSTRKLWPGYVFVDMVLLDENNRIIEKPWYFIKETQGVIGFVGGEPPTPTPAEEVESIKSQISASEEHEKPKISFDVGETVKINNGPFLNFSGVIEEVEPERGKLKVTVNIFGRNTPVELEYWQVEKG, from the coding sequence ATGCGAAGCCAGTGGTTTGTCATCCATACTCTTTCCGGCCAGGAGCAGAAGGTCAAAGAGAGTATCGAAAAGCGCATTAAACCCGAGGAAATGGGTGATTTCATTAAAGAAGTCCTCGTTCCCATGGAAAAGGTCGTCGAGGTGCGCAACCAAAAAAAGACCGTCTCGACGCGCAAGCTTTGGCCTGGGTATGTGTTTGTCGATATGGTGCTGCTGGATGAGAACAACCGGATTATTGAAAAGCCCTGGTACTTCATTAAAGAAACCCAGGGTGTCATCGGGTTCGTAGGCGGCGAACCCCCCACGCCGACCCCAGCCGAAGAGGTCGAGTCCATCAAGAGCCAGATTTCTGCCTCTGAAGAGCACGAGAAACCAAAGATCAGCTTCGATGTGGGCGAGACCGTCAAGATTAACAACGGCCCATTCCTCAACTTTAGCGGGGTCATCGAGGAAGTCGAACCCGAACGGGGCAAACTGAAAGTGACCGTCAACATTTTTGGCCGCAACACCCCTGTCGAACTCGAGTACTGGCAAGTGGAGAAGGGCTAA
- a CDS encoding PRC-barrel domain-containing protein gives MKLTYLMFNRLQFLGLMLFGAVTLASAASSPEDTTCSSEGARLGLLKQTTLLLGQKVLDRKEKNIGRIEDVVLDLANGQAVATLVAPGSKTHILLPSPLYSYVSTGKILLRVDRKACQSAPSLPASSQVAWPAEVLSPAFAHFDQQPPTAPARLMSAKSLLGANIMGRGSERLGTIKDIMVDLPVSRLVYIVVCPAGNQNPADLLYLLPPSILQTDGETLRLDSDTAPFIAGPHFGSQFWSDLAFPDLAAAVDKYYGLGAAGMATPATTAASVERPNGSAPPGSPRSDHEMTQAILGEIVNQTHGFTKLAIVVTANRGRVTLRGTVKNERQKREIVAAAERVAGPGNVDDQLETGARKRG, from the coding sequence ATGAAACTCACATACCTAATGTTCAACAGGCTCCAGTTTCTCGGTTTGATGCTCTTTGGCGCGGTCACGCTGGCTTCAGCGGCCTCGAGCCCAGAGGATACGACGTGTTCCTCCGAAGGCGCGCGCCTGGGTCTGCTCAAGCAAACGACGCTCTTGCTCGGCCAGAAAGTTCTCGACCGCAAGGAAAAGAACATCGGCAGAATCGAAGATGTGGTTCTCGACCTGGCCAATGGCCAGGCGGTAGCCACGCTGGTGGCGCCCGGCTCAAAGACCCACATCCTCCTCCCTTCCCCGCTGTATTCCTATGTTTCCACAGGGAAAATCCTTCTTCGAGTAGATCGAAAGGCCTGCCAGAGCGCTCCAAGCCTGCCGGCCAGTTCTCAAGTTGCCTGGCCTGCCGAGGTGCTGTCGCCGGCATTCGCTCATTTTGATCAGCAACCGCCCACCGCGCCCGCGCGCCTGATGTCGGCAAAGAGTTTGCTGGGCGCCAATATCATGGGACGAGGAAGCGAGCGGCTTGGCACGATCAAAGACATTATGGTGGACCTGCCAGTCAGCCGCTTGGTTTATATTGTCGTCTGTCCCGCAGGCAACCAGAACCCGGCTGATCTTCTGTACCTGCTTCCCCCATCGATACTCCAAACCGACGGGGAAACGCTCCGGCTCGACAGCGATACCGCGCCGTTCATCGCGGGGCCGCATTTTGGGAGCCAGTTTTGGTCTGATCTGGCTTTTCCCGACCTCGCGGCAGCCGTGGACAAGTATTATGGCCTTGGCGCAGCCGGCATGGCCACCCCGGCCACAACCGCAGCGTCTGTCGAAAGACCAAATGGTTCTGCTCCTCCCGGCTCGCCACGTTCTGATCACGAGATGACCCAGGCAATCCTGGGAGAGATTGTAAATCAAACTCATGGATTCACCAAACTGGCCATTGTGGTAACAGCGAACCGGGGGCGGGTGACCTTGCGCGGGACCGTGAAGAACGAGCGACAGAAAAGAGAGATTGTTGCGGCTGCAGAACGGGTGGCCGGCCCAGGGAATGTGGATGACCAACTCGAAACAGGCGCCCGTAAGAGAGGCTAA
- the rplK gene encoding 50S ribosomal protein L11, translating to MAKKITGSIKLQIPAGQANPAPPVGPALGQQGVNIMAFCKEFNAKTKDQPGMVIPVVITVYQDKSFTFITKSPPASVLLKKAAGITAGSKEPNKEKVGKVTRKQVLDIVKLKMKDLNATSEEAGFRVVSGTARSMGIEVVG from the coding sequence ATGGCAAAAAAGATTACTGGTAGTATCAAACTGCAAATTCCTGCAGGACAAGCCAATCCGGCGCCCCCGGTCGGGCCGGCCCTCGGCCAGCAGGGCGTCAATATCATGGCCTTTTGCAAGGAGTTCAACGCCAAGACGAAAGACCAGCCCGGCATGGTCATTCCCGTGGTCATCACGGTTTATCAGGATAAGTCTTTTACTTTTATCACCAAATCGCCTCCGGCCTCCGTGCTGCTCAAGAAAGCCGCGGGCATCACCGCCGGCTCCAAGGAGCCGAACAAGGAAAAGGTTGGCAAAGTGACTCGCAAGCAGGTGCTCGATATAGTGAAGCTCAAAATGAAGGATTTAAATGCTACTTCCGAGGAGGCGGGCTTCCGCGTGGTCTCCGGCACCGCTCGCAGCATGGGGATCGAAGTAGTCGGTTAA
- the tuf gene encoding elongation factor Tu: MAKEQFQRTKPHVNVGTIGHIDHGKSTLTAAIVHTQSRKGLATPISYADITKGGTVRDETKTVTIAVSHVEYQSDKRHYAHIDCPGHADFIKNMITGAAQMDGAILVVDASEGPMPQTKEHVLLARQVGVPAIVVFLNKVDLVDDSELLDLVEMEVRDLLNKYEFPGDKTPVIRGSSKKALAGEPEGEKAIQQLMEAIDAHIPLPTREVDKPFLMCIEDVFNIEGRGTVVTGRVERGQLKRMDNVEIVGLRDTRQTVATDIEMFRKLLDSANAGDNVGVLLRGTKKDEVERGMVLAKPGSITPHTHFKAEVYVLSKEEGGRHTPFFTNYRPQFYFRTTDVTGTVTLPQGVEMVMPGDNVSVEVNVIAPVAMERGQRFAIREGGRTIGAGRVTEVIA; this comes from the coding sequence ATGGCTAAAGAGCAATTTCAACGAACCAAGCCGCACGTCAATGTCGGGACCATCGGGCACATTGACCATGGCAAGTCCACGCTAACGGCCGCCATCGTTCACACTCAGTCGCGCAAGGGCCTGGCAACACCGATCTCCTACGCGGATATCACCAAAGGCGGCACCGTGCGGGATGAAACCAAGACGGTCACTATCGCCGTTTCCCACGTAGAATATCAAAGCGATAAGCGCCACTATGCCCATATCGATTGCCCCGGCCACGCGGACTTCATCAAAAACATGATTACCGGCGCCGCCCAGATGGACGGTGCCATCCTGGTGGTCGATGCCTCCGAGGGCCCCATGCCCCAGACCAAGGAGCACGTGTTGCTGGCCCGCCAGGTCGGTGTCCCCGCCATAGTCGTATTCCTCAATAAAGTGGACCTGGTGGACGACTCGGAGCTGTTGGACCTAGTTGAGATGGAAGTGCGCGACCTGCTCAATAAATATGAATTCCCGGGCGACAAAACCCCGGTCATCCGCGGCAGTTCCAAGAAGGCCCTGGCCGGAGAACCGGAGGGCGAGAAGGCCATCCAGCAATTGATGGAAGCCATCGATGCGCATATCCCGCTGCCGACGCGCGAAGTCGATAAACCGTTTTTGATGTGCATTGAAGACGTGTTCAACATTGAAGGCCGCGGGACGGTTGTCACGGGCCGTGTCGAACGCGGCCAGCTCAAGCGGATGGATAACGTCGAGATCGTAGGGTTGCGTGACACGCGCCAGACGGTCGCCACCGACATCGAGATGTTCCGCAAGCTGCTGGATTCCGCCAACGCCGGCGACAACGTGGGCGTGCTGCTGCGCGGGACCAAGAAGGATGAAGTCGAGCGCGGCATGGTGTTGGCCAAGCCCGGCTCCATTACACCTCACACCCACTTCAAAGCGGAAGTCTATGTCCTCTCCAAGGAAGAAGGCGGACGGCACACGCCGTTTTTTACGAACTACCGTCCCCAATTCTACTTCCGGACCACGGACGTGACCGGGACGGTAACCCTGCCGCAAGGCGTCGAGATGGTGATGCCCGGTGACAATGTCTCGGTTGAGGTCAATGTGATAGCGCCTGTGGCCATGGAAAGAGGCCAGCGCTTCGCCATCCGCGAGGGTGGTCGGACCATCGGCGCCGGGCGGGTGACCGAAGTCATCGCCTGA
- a CDS encoding response regulator, with the protein MTERVFRKRVLLVEDDPGARESIKLLLRIDRHLVVEAANGHDALELLLTQRFDLVILDYFMPEMRGNELALSIRQIAPSLPLMMVSAYLEKLSAGDMPVDAVLGKPFAIADLRQAIARLIC; encoded by the coding sequence ATGACCGAACGAGTTTTCCGCAAACGCGTCCTTTTAGTCGAGGATGACCCCGGCGCGCGGGAATCGATCAAACTGCTGCTGAGAATCGACCGGCATCTCGTGGTCGAGGCAGCCAACGGCCACGATGCGCTGGAGCTCCTTCTGACCCAGCGTTTTGATCTCGTCATTCTGGATTATTTTATGCCGGAGATGCGCGGCAATGAACTGGCCTTGAGCATCCGTCAAATCGCGCCCTCACTGCCCCTGATGATGGTCAGCGCGTATCTCGAAAAGCTCAGCGCCGGCGATATGCCGGTCGATGCCGTGCTGGGCAAACCCTTTGCCATCGCAGATTTGCGCCAGGCGATTGCCCGGTTGATTTGTTGA
- the secE gene encoding preprotein translocase subunit SecE: MQNSTIWIIVWAVLIAGTFGWLWWAGHLKRLADYVQQTREELRKCSWPSWTELKGSTVVIFISIAILGGFTMLVDFVFSMVIRWIT, encoded by the coding sequence ATGCAGAATAGTACAATCTGGATCATCGTTTGGGCAGTCCTCATTGCCGGCACTTTCGGCTGGCTTTGGTGGGCGGGCCATCTCAAGCGCCTTGCCGATTACGTGCAGCAAACACGCGAGGAGCTGCGCAAATGCTCCTGGCCTAGTTGGACGGAATTGAAGGGCTCGACCGTCGTGATATTCATTTCCATAGCTATCCTGGGCGGGTTCACCATGTTGGTGGATTTCGTGTTCTCGATGGTCATCCGCTGGATAACCTGA